One genomic window of Actinoalloteichus hoggarensis includes the following:
- a CDS encoding GGDEF domain-containing protein has protein sequence MSAVRTAAQRELGSVWGDVVAELPVGVLLQNAGGEVLAANELAAMLLGRSRPELITGGLRVEHVLRDEAGAPVPRSHQLIGQLTRRPGLLRLPLVRVGAHGIETRLWMSFQVISLHGSPVLLSFLQPVDGEPARRAGVIDPLTGLPNRVLLLDRLHESLVRADIRGTMVTLVLVDICRLAEVNAVHGFERGDDLLILLADRLKAGLRADYTVARYGSDEFAIVAEHPRGSGTAIAARVNDVVGSPVFLGRVRLRPELRTAWVTSDGTLPSVAMLDRAETILRRRG, from the coding sequence ATGAGTGCCGTGAGGACGGCGGCACAACGAGAACTCGGCTCGGTCTGGGGCGATGTCGTCGCGGAGCTGCCGGTCGGAGTGCTGCTACAGAATGCGGGCGGCGAGGTGCTCGCCGCCAACGAACTCGCAGCGATGCTGCTCGGCCGCTCCAGACCGGAGCTGATCACGGGCGGCCTGCGAGTCGAGCACGTGCTGCGTGATGAAGCAGGCGCGCCGGTGCCCCGCAGCCACCAGCTCATCGGCCAGCTGACGCGCAGACCGGGATTGCTGCGACTACCCCTGGTACGAGTCGGTGCCCACGGCATCGAGACCAGACTGTGGATGAGCTTTCAGGTCATCAGCCTGCACGGATCTCCTGTGCTGTTGTCGTTCCTGCAACCTGTCGACGGCGAACCCGCCCGCCGGGCGGGCGTGATCGACCCGTTGACCGGCCTGCCCAACCGGGTGTTGCTGCTCGACCGGCTCCACGAGAGTCTTGTTCGAGCGGACATCAGGGGCACCATGGTCACCCTGGTACTGGTGGACATCTGCCGGCTGGCGGAGGTGAACGCCGTCCATGGCTTCGAACGCGGTGACGACCTGCTCATCCTGCTGGCCGATCGCCTCAAGGCGGGTCTTCGTGCCGACTACACCGTCGCCCGTTACGGCAGCGACGAGTTCGCAATCGTCGCCGAGCATCCCAGGGGCAGCGGCACCGCCATCGCCGCGCGGGTGAACGACGTCGTGGGCAGCCCGGTGTTCCTCGGCCGCGTCCGGCTGCGGCCCGAACTGCGCACCGCCTGGGTTACCAGCGACGGGACCCTGCCGTCGGTCGCGATGCTCGACCGGGCCGAGACGATCCTGCGTCGACGTGGCTGA
- the macS gene encoding MacS family sensor histidine kinase — translation MTMTPEEEYVERSGTPDPVTRSRIDTTTPLWRGAVILRIVTLLFAAAGVLVNIDRYSRPELGIAVLSAMAAWTGITTVLYLQPARRSDGLVLADLLLTQALVLASEYVLSPDQLAVSTTPLVTTIWAPGAVIVFAVRRGPAAGVLAGLLASVTNILPRGYLNIDLVRDAVLLTGVGLVLGLIAVTARHSEERLRRAVRLDAATTERERLARMVHDSVLQVLARVRRRGAELGGEAAELARLAGEQEVALRNLVSTAPQEPSESDEVDLGVGLRLLATSRVEVSVPATPVLLPSATAAELLAVVAEALTNVDEHAGPSASAWVLLEDLGDSVILSVRDDGVGIPAGRLAEAESAGRMGVCLSMRGRVSALGGTLTVETAPGAGTEWEARVPRTAERERQRRR, via the coding sequence ATAACAATGACACCGGAGGAGGAATACGTGGAGCGATCAGGTACACCCGATCCAGTTACCCGAAGTCGAATAGACACCACGACTCCGCTCTGGCGAGGCGCCGTCATCCTACGGATCGTCACCCTGCTGTTCGCGGCAGCCGGCGTGCTGGTCAACATCGATCGATACAGTCGGCCGGAGCTGGGGATCGCCGTCCTGTCGGCGATGGCGGCATGGACCGGCATCACGACAGTCCTCTATCTCCAGCCCGCCAGACGGAGCGACGGCCTGGTGCTCGCCGACCTCCTGCTCACCCAGGCGTTGGTGCTCGCATCCGAATACGTGCTCAGTCCGGATCAGCTCGCCGTGTCCACCACTCCGCTGGTGACCACGATCTGGGCGCCGGGCGCGGTCATCGTCTTCGCGGTGCGGCGGGGACCGGCGGCGGGCGTGCTCGCGGGACTCCTCGCCTCGGTGACCAACATCCTGCCGAGGGGCTACCTCAACATCGACCTCGTCAGGGACGCGGTGCTGCTCACCGGCGTCGGTCTGGTGCTCGGACTGATCGCCGTCACGGCACGACACTCCGAGGAACGGCTGCGCAGGGCCGTCCGACTCGACGCGGCGACCACGGAACGAGAACGGCTCGCTCGGATGGTGCACGACAGCGTGCTCCAGGTGTTGGCACGGGTCCGCCGACGGGGCGCGGAACTGGGCGGTGAGGCCGCCGAGCTGGCCCGGCTGGCCGGCGAGCAGGAGGTCGCGCTGCGCAACCTGGTCAGCACCGCGCCACAGGAGCCATCGGAGTCGGACGAGGTCGACCTCGGGGTGGGCCTGCGGCTGCTCGCGACCTCCCGTGTCGAGGTCTCCGTTCCCGCCACGCCTGTCCTGCTGCCGTCGGCGACGGCGGCCGAGCTGCTGGCGGTCGTCGCCGAGGCGTTGACCAATGTGGACGAGCACGCGGGACCCTCCGCCTCCGCGTGGGTTCTGCTGGAGGACCTCGGTGACAGCGTGATCCTCAGCGTGCGCGACGACGGGGTGGGCATTCCGGCGGGCAGACTCGCCGAGGCCGAGTCCGCCGGTCGAATGGGAGTGTGTCTGTCGATGCGGGGGCGGGTGTCCGCACTCGGCGGGACTCTCACGGTGGAGACGGCGCCGGGCGCGGGCACCGAATGGGAGGCGCGGGTGCCCCGGACGGCCGAGCGAGAGAGGCAGCGACGGCGATGA
- a CDS encoding AI-2E family transporter, protein MKQTSQDPVDSSVPRGLQVAGAVCWRLLIIAAALWVLMWIVVATRVVVIPIAVALLLSALMAPAVNRLTRSGVPRGLAAGFVLIAGLAIVAGVLTFVISAFTDGLPEMVVRLTASVETIRSWLINGPLNLEQEQIDQFLAGLIDMIQENQEIITSGALSTAATVGELMAGILLTLFTLIFFLYDGEKIWSYLVKIVPPNVRARVHTAGTRSFRTLVGYVRATALVAVVDAVGIGIGLLILDVPLAIPLAALVFLAAFVPIIGAVLSGSVAVLVALVTVNPVTALLVLLVVLLVQQLEGHVLQPLLLGRAVRLHPLAVVLAIAVGVVQAGIAGALLVVPLLAVLNAAFKSLRQDAANEPEEEPQRPRLTLPKLHRLNPGRARAVLPRIRRPGTRRQSPKNTEQNES, encoded by the coding sequence ATGAAGCAGACCAGCCAAGATCCGGTGGATTCGTCGGTACCACGCGGTCTGCAGGTTGCCGGTGCGGTCTGTTGGCGGCTGCTCATCATCGCCGCGGCGCTGTGGGTGTTGATGTGGATCGTGGTGGCGACGAGAGTCGTCGTGATCCCCATCGCGGTGGCGCTGCTGCTCTCCGCGTTAATGGCGCCCGCCGTCAACCGATTGACCAGATCGGGGGTCCCCAGGGGGCTGGCGGCGGGATTCGTCCTGATCGCGGGACTGGCGATCGTGGCGGGCGTGCTGACCTTCGTGATCAGCGCGTTCACCGATGGCCTGCCCGAGATGGTCGTCCGGCTGACGGCGAGCGTGGAGACGATCCGCAGCTGGCTGATCAACGGCCCGCTCAACCTGGAGCAGGAGCAGATCGACCAGTTCCTGGCCGGTCTGATCGACATGATCCAGGAGAATCAGGAGATCATCACCTCCGGCGCGCTGTCGACCGCGGCGACGGTCGGCGAGCTGATGGCGGGCATCCTCCTGACGCTGTTCACCTTGATCTTCTTCCTCTACGACGGTGAGAAGATCTGGTCCTACCTGGTCAAGATCGTGCCTCCGAACGTCCGCGCCCGTGTGCACACGGCGGGCACCCGGTCCTTCCGCACGCTGGTCGGCTATGTCCGAGCGACCGCGCTGGTCGCCGTCGTCGACGCGGTGGGCATCGGCATCGGTCTGTTGATCCTCGACGTGCCGCTGGCGATCCCGCTGGCCGCACTGGTCTTCCTCGCCGCCTTCGTGCCGATCATCGGCGCCGTGCTCTCCGGCTCGGTCGCCGTGCTGGTCGCGCTGGTGACGGTGAATCCGGTGACCGCGCTGCTGGTGCTGCTGGTCGTGCTGCTGGTGCAGCAGCTCGAAGGTCATGTGCTCCAGCCGCTGCTGCTCGGCAGGGCGGTGCGACTGCACCCGCTCGCGGTGGTCCTCGCCATCGCCGTCGGCGTCGTGCAGGCGGGGATCGCAGGCGCGTTGCTGGTGGTCCCGCTGCTGGCCGTGCTGAACGCCGCCTTCAAGTCACTTCGGCAGGACGCCGCGAACGAGCCGGAGGAGGAGCCGCAGCGGCCGCGGCTGACACTGCCCAAGCTGCACCGGCTGAACCCGGGCAGGGCACGCGCCGTGCTGCCCAGGATCCGCAGGCCCGGCACCCGACGTCAGTCGCCCAAGAACACGGAGCAGAACGAGAGCTGA
- a CDS encoding GGDEF domain-containing protein has product MRKWSLWTLPLGALCYWLAVDAAALTASAIVLVGAEPPTDLDVTRFAGIAVTATAVIVGTSVFIHLSRDAKRSPWSVHACYLVAGIMVLPPNLLILLLLGPALYGVIVPRTEPHRWFFATAGTVLATLAGRLVLGWETPSWHPALLLAAGAVLVLARAAIIALGLRLRRPKATGAEILGDPIDITLGIVAVSVGVLMARVVVDDPLMAMLAGAPMVLLEQVGHLPQWRRSAQRDAKTGLANSMHWDRLAVDELRRAESRKHPTAVLLLDLDHFKRVNDDLGHLAGDSVLAAVALLLRTNIRRGDLVGRFGGEEFVILLPTTGSSEAEAIAQRVRRSVADLRVPLTTAEGIPHELSGLTVSIGVATTQRFGYELPDLLAAADSALLAAKGSGRNLVTMA; this is encoded by the coding sequence GTGCGGAAGTGGTCCTTGTGGACGCTCCCTCTGGGTGCACTGTGCTATTGGCTGGCCGTCGACGCCGCGGCTCTGACCGCCTCGGCCATCGTGCTGGTCGGCGCCGAGCCGCCGACCGACCTGGACGTCACGCGGTTCGCGGGCATCGCCGTCACCGCCACCGCCGTGATCGTCGGCACCTCGGTCTTCATTCATCTCTCGCGCGACGCCAAGCGAAGCCCGTGGTCGGTGCATGCGTGCTATCTGGTGGCCGGGATCATGGTGCTGCCGCCGAACCTGCTCATCCTGCTGCTGCTCGGGCCCGCCCTCTACGGTGTGATCGTCCCGAGGACCGAGCCGCATCGCTGGTTCTTCGCCACGGCGGGAACCGTGCTGGCCACACTCGCCGGGCGGCTGGTCCTCGGCTGGGAGACGCCGAGCTGGCACCCCGCCCTGCTGCTGGCGGCGGGGGCGGTACTCGTGCTGGCCAGAGCCGCGATCATCGCGCTCGGCCTGCGACTGCGCAGACCGAAGGCGACGGGCGCGGAGATCCTCGGCGACCCGATCGACATCACCCTCGGCATCGTCGCCGTCAGCGTGGGGGTGTTGATGGCCCGGGTCGTCGTCGACGACCCCCTGATGGCGATGCTGGCGGGCGCGCCGATGGTGCTGCTCGAACAGGTCGGCCACCTGCCGCAGTGGCGGCGTTCGGCACAGCGTGACGCCAAGACCGGCTTGGCCAACTCGATGCACTGGGACCGGCTCGCGGTCGACGAGCTGCGGCGCGCCGAGAGCCGGAAGCACCCGACCGCGGTGCTCCTGCTCGACCTCGATCACTTCAAACGGGTCAACGACGATCTCGGGCACCTGGCCGGGGACTCGGTGCTGGCCGCCGTCGCGCTCCTGCTGCGCACCAACATCCGCCGCGGCGACCTCGTCGGCCGGTTCGGCGGTGAGGAGTTCGTCATCCTGCTCCCCACCACCGGCTCGTCCGAGGCCGAGGCCATCGCGCAACGTGTCCGCCGCTCCGTCGCCGACCTCCGGGTGCCCCTGACCACGGCGGAGGGCATCCCGCACGAGCTCTCGGGTCTGACGGTCAGCATCGGCGTGGCGACGACGCAGCGCTTCGGCTACGAACTGCCCGACCTGCTGGCCGCGGCCGATTCGGCGCTGCTCGCCGCCAAGGGGTCCGGCCGCAACCTCGTCACCATGGCCTGA